One stretch of Oceanispirochaeta sp. DNA includes these proteins:
- a CDS encoding ATP-grasp domain-containing protein — protein MSQPAIIILGAGIMQMPAFDAARKNNWYSIAADGNPHAPCISRADEFLNIDLKDRVGLVEAAENLMQTRNIQGVFTCGTDFSASVAWIAEKLNLPGIPYQSALDCTDKYRMRMKFQEHNIPIPAFCELSADMDAHEVTKRLRYPLVVKPVDNMGGRGVITVETPETLEKSAVEAIRFSRTGRAIVEEFMDGPEFSIDSLIYNDTVTITGFADRLIYYPPCFIEMGHILPAKVDKETEEQIFKVFKEAVKALGITLGAAKGDIKLTTRGVMIGEIAARLSGGYMSGWTYPYASGIQLVEEGMRLAMGLEPGNLKETQQNCSSERAFISIPGKIMDILNLEEAHDLKNVKDIFLISDKGDQVRFPLNNVMKCGNVIAVAPLRGDAIKTSEEAVSIIRILLERGEPETLDFLSAPLNSQFPPSAYKMEDWEELVCLRDFKPDYSMKYKEGPVPVPQDGTGEVFLQQKDWNCLSLEKALEEILTERNLRKTDDSSWTLFAKHFWYSFLRGGIQGALWYIDQNDEAH, from the coding sequence ATGAGTCAACCTGCTATTATAATATTGGGAGCCGGCATCATGCAGATGCCAGCCTTTGATGCTGCCAGGAAAAATAATTGGTATAGCATAGCCGCAGACGGTAATCCTCATGCCCCCTGTATATCAAGAGCCGATGAATTTTTAAATATTGACCTGAAAGACAGAGTTGGTCTCGTAGAAGCGGCAGAAAACTTGATGCAGACCAGAAACATTCAGGGTGTGTTTACATGCGGAACAGATTTTTCTGCCTCGGTAGCCTGGATTGCAGAAAAGCTGAACCTTCCTGGAATACCTTATCAGTCAGCCCTTGACTGCACTGATAAATATCGGATGAGAATGAAGTTTCAGGAACATAACATACCTATCCCTGCATTTTGCGAACTTTCTGCCGACATGGACGCCCATGAAGTGACAAAAAGACTTCGCTATCCTCTTGTGGTCAAACCAGTAGATAATATGGGCGGGCGGGGTGTTATTACTGTAGAAACACCGGAAACCCTGGAAAAATCGGCGGTGGAAGCCATAAGATTCTCCAGAACAGGCAGGGCCATTGTTGAAGAGTTTATGGACGGCCCAGAGTTCAGTATTGATTCTCTTATATACAATGATACCGTGACAATCACAGGATTTGCAGACAGGCTTATTTACTATCCGCCCTGTTTTATAGAAATGGGTCACATTCTTCCGGCAAAAGTAGATAAAGAAACGGAAGAACAGATTTTTAAGGTTTTCAAAGAGGCAGTCAAGGCACTGGGAATCACATTGGGTGCGGCAAAGGGAGACATCAAACTCACAACCAGGGGAGTAATGATCGGTGAAATAGCGGCAAGACTTTCAGGAGGGTATATGTCGGGATGGACCTATCCCTATGCATCGGGTATACAACTGGTCGAAGAGGGAATGCGTCTTGCTATGGGATTGGAACCGGGAAATCTCAAGGAAACACAACAGAATTGTTCCTCTGAAAGAGCCTTTATTTCCATTCCCGGAAAAATTATGGATATTTTAAATCTGGAAGAAGCCCACGATCTCAAAAATGTAAAAGACATATTCCTCATATCAGACAAGGGAGACCAGGTCCGTTTCCCCCTCAATAATGTGATGAAGTGCGGGAATGTCATAGCCGTTGCTCCACTGAGAGGGGACGCCATCAAAACAAGTGAAGAAGCCGTTTCGATCATCCGGATTCTTTTAGAGAGGGGAGAGCCGGAAACACTTGATTTTCTATCGGCTCCTTTGAATTCTCAGTTCCCGCCCTCGGCCTATAAGATGGAAGACTGGGAAGAACTGGTGTGTCTTCGGGATTTTAAACCAGATTATTCAATGAAGTATAAAGAAGGCCCTGTTCCTGTCCCTCAGGATGGAACAGGAGAAGTATTTTTACAACAAAAAGACTGGAATTGCCTGTCCCTTGAAAAAGCCCTGGAAGAAATCCTAACAGAAAGAAACCTGAGGAAGACCGATGATTCGAGTTGGACCCTCTTCGCCAAGCATTTCTGGTATAGCTTCTTGAGGGGAGGCATACAGGGAGCACTGTGGTATATTGATCAGAATGATGAGGCTCATTAA
- a CDS encoding methyltransferase domain-containing protein: MINPDKILFIPSLRQGNGTGHLKRCLDWASGFKEVHIYLLDCETEKSIDMQNHPIFKTVGNLIYHDAVTDSEGDHWELIILDNRLTSDLPIQFKGVPVLAIDEAGDLRKSASYILDILPSSLKELPNLQEFSFFNGPKSIRPDRKLKKILISFGGEDPCNLSTKILQSLDMKLLSRFDWYVILPEKNKSVNSTPLEVHCLDYADNLKDQLMHYDFVITSYGLTAVESLCSRVPVLLFNPGKYHDKLSRLSKIPYCPKAYKKVNSQINHVLSEALMTQMTNNQTPWVKLWEKYTQKSAPFMEWIQSMTISAEDCPICGSSHRKSIGRFPQRSYFLCRDCSMKYMVQFRQKKDIYKKDYFFSDYKAQYGKTYLEDFPHIRKMASERLGRIRIKSGSLLDIGCAYGPFLLEAIQKGFSSWGLEISEDAVSYVREHYPEIRIHQDAFENIPSENPIFDKEQFDVITLWYVIEHFDDLSSLLTKVNYFLKKGGILALSTPHASGISGIFNLSGFLENSPEDHFTLWDRRSARKALRMYGFHTIKFHVTGHHPERFPDRLKRVLPLTLRKYISLLFGWGDTFEIYAVKG; encoded by the coding sequence ATGATTAACCCCGATAAAATACTGTTTATTCCATCCCTTAGACAGGGGAATGGCACCGGGCACCTTAAAAGATGCCTGGACTGGGCATCTGGATTCAAAGAAGTCCACATCTACCTACTGGATTGTGAGACAGAAAAAAGCATCGATATGCAGAATCATCCCATTTTCAAAACTGTCGGAAATTTAATATACCATGATGCAGTAACTGATTCTGAAGGGGATCATTGGGAATTGATTATTCTGGATAATCGTTTGACTTCAGACTTACCCATTCAATTCAAAGGCGTTCCTGTACTGGCTATTGATGAAGCAGGAGATTTGAGAAAAAGTGCATCCTATATTCTGGATATCCTTCCGTCTTCCCTGAAAGAGCTGCCGAACCTTCAGGAGTTTTCATTTTTCAACGGTCCCAAAAGCATCAGACCTGACAGAAAATTAAAAAAAATTCTTATATCCTTCGGGGGTGAAGATCCTTGTAATCTAAGCACGAAGATTCTCCAATCCCTGGATATGAAACTGCTTTCCAGATTTGACTGGTATGTCATCCTTCCGGAAAAGAACAAATCCGTGAATTCCACCCCGTTGGAGGTTCACTGCCTGGATTATGCTGATAACCTGAAAGATCAGTTGATGCACTATGATTTTGTGATCACAAGCTATGGATTAACGGCTGTTGAATCCCTTTGTTCACGAGTACCGGTTCTTCTTTTTAATCCTGGAAAATATCATGATAAATTGAGCCGCTTGAGTAAAATTCCCTACTGTCCAAAGGCCTATAAAAAAGTAAATTCCCAAATTAATCATGTACTCTCTGAAGCACTGATGACACAGATGACAAATAACCAAACCCCATGGGTAAAACTTTGGGAGAAATATACACAAAAATCCGCTCCCTTTATGGAATGGATTCAAAGCATGACCATATCTGCTGAAGACTGCCCGATTTGCGGCAGCAGTCATCGGAAATCCATCGGAAGGTTCCCTCAAAGGAGCTATTTCCTCTGCCGGGACTGCAGCATGAAGTACATGGTACAATTCAGGCAGAAAAAAGATATTTATAAAAAAGATTATTTTTTCTCAGATTATAAAGCACAATACGGAAAGACCTATCTGGAGGACTTTCCCCATATCCGGAAAATGGCATCGGAAAGACTCGGTCGCATAAGGATTAAATCCGGCAGTTTATTGGATATCGGTTGTGCCTATGGACCTTTTTTGCTTGAAGCCATCCAAAAAGGATTTTCTTCCTGGGGCCTGGAAATATCAGAAGATGCGGTTTCATATGTCAGGGAACACTATCCCGAAATCAGGATTCATCAGGATGCCTTTGAAAATATCCCCAGTGAGAACCCGATTTTTGACAAAGAACAGTTTGATGTCATAACGCTCTGGTATGTCATTGAGCATTTTGATGACTTGAGTTCCCTCCTGACCAAGGTGAATTATTTTCTGAAAAAAGGAGGAATATTAGCCCTGTCAACACCCCATGCCTCAGGAATTAGCGGAATATTCAACCTTTCAGGATTCCTTGAAAACAGTCCGGAGGATCATTTCACCCTTTGGGATAGAAGATCTGCACGGAAAGCCTTGAGAATGTACGGATTTCATACTATAAAATTCCATGTGACTGGTCACCATCCCGAAAGATTCCCGGATAGATTGAAAAGGGTATTGCCCCTCACTCTCCGAAAATATATAAGCCTCCTCTTTGGATGGGGTGACACCTTTGAAATTTATGCTGTAAAAGGATAA
- a CDS encoding N-acetylmuramoyl-L-alanine amidase gives MMRLIKVLLILQFLLISITLFSESMDQNELIEKTGSRLLWDPEIKKGILIKENQTIAFMADESLLLLNGKDVFYTAAIVYEKGILKFSSDTVEFISRFFLSEKTVKNPSGFRVAAIILDAGHGGRDSGATSYFPVDGITVPIYEKNLVLDLTLSLEEKLSAKYNDKEIILTRRTDIYPTLEERVELANSFNLKDGEGIIYISLHANASLNKKASGFEIWYLPEDYRRQILGDDGSVDRLDPVLNTLMEEEFTLESKKLAGFILDNLKKTLGDTTPNRGIKEESWFVVRNAMMASVLIEAGFLTNSEETVLLRDPEYLMRLNNGIYNGII, from the coding sequence ATGATGAGGCTCATTAAAGTTCTTCTAATCCTGCAATTCCTTCTCATATCAATCACTCTTTTTTCAGAGTCTATGGATCAGAATGAACTTATTGAAAAAACGGGATCACGATTGCTGTGGGACCCGGAAATAAAGAAAGGGATTCTAATCAAAGAGAATCAAACCATCGCCTTTATGGCGGATGAGTCCCTATTGCTCCTCAATGGTAAGGATGTTTTTTATACAGCAGCCATAGTCTATGAAAAGGGAATATTGAAATTCTCTTCTGACACAGTGGAGTTTATTTCCCGGTTTTTCCTGAGTGAAAAAACAGTTAAAAATCCATCAGGTTTCAGGGTTGCAGCCATTATTCTGGATGCCGGTCATGGTGGAAGAGATTCAGGTGCAACCAGTTATTTCCCGGTTGACGGAATCACAGTTCCCATTTATGAGAAGAATCTTGTTCTTGATCTGACTCTCTCATTGGAAGAAAAACTATCAGCAAAATATAATGATAAGGAAATCATCCTGACCAGGAGGACTGATATCTATCCGACATTGGAAGAACGTGTAGAACTTGCCAATAGCTTTAATCTGAAGGATGGTGAAGGGATCATATATATCTCTCTTCATGCCAATGCGAGCCTGAATAAAAAGGCAAGCGGCTTTGAAATATGGTATCTCCCTGAAGATTACAGGCGGCAGATCCTGGGAGATGATGGATCGGTAGATAGGCTGGATCCGGTGCTGAATACACTCATGGAAGAAGAATTCACTCTGGAAAGCAAAAAATTGGCGGGTTTCATTCTTGATAATCTGAAAAAGACACTGGGAGATACAACTCCCAACAGAGGGATTAAGGAAGAATCATGGTTCGTTGTAAGAAATGCCATGATGGCCTCGGTACTCATAGAAGCCGGATTCTTAACAAATAGTGAAGAAACCGTACTTCTCCGTGACCCTGAATACTTGATGAGACTCAACAATGGAATCTATAATGGTATAATAG